A genome region from Conger conger chromosome 16, fConCon1.1, whole genome shotgun sequence includes the following:
- the metrnla gene encoding meteorin-like protein, giving the protein MKVWSGDGTNLLSPISAYLAAILLLCRTTSSQYSSDQCSWKGSGLTHEGHTRDVEQVYLRCSQGSLEWLYPTGAIIVNLRPNTASPAAQRLTACIKPSAGSRGSNIYLDRASQLKLLLTESQQALGQVHCFGIQEGALFIEAIPYRDISRKITAFQYELVNARQGSLTGPCQPCSDEELLMAVCTSDFVVRGSVVGVEEAPEQESVAVAVSWLYRQKSRVFASAGGRARRWTGRVKTPPQCAARLTQGRARDDQLLLTGSVRFGEAWLGCASRYTDFLRVYRTAQERGTNPCHVDTD; this is encoded by the exons ATGAAGGTGTGGAGTGGTGATGGGACAAACTTGCTCTCGCCGATTTCGGCGTACTTGGCAGCGATTCTGCTGCTCTGCCGGACAACCAGTTCTCAGTACTCCAGTGACCAGTGCAGCTGGAAAGGAAG cgGCCTGACGCACGAGGGCCACACGCGGGACGTGGAGCAGGTGTACCTGCGCTGTTCACAGGGCTCGCTGGAGTGGCTGTACCCCACGGGCGCCATCATCGTCAACCTGCGGCCCAACACCGCCTCCCCGGCCGCCCAGCGCCTGACCGCCTGCATCAAGCCGTCGGCCGGCTCCCGCGGCTCCAACATCTACCTGGACCGAGCCAGCCAGCTGAAGCTGCTGCTCACCGAGAGCCAGCAGGCCCTGGGCCAGGTGCACTGCTTCGGCatccaggagggggcgctgttcaTCGAGGCCATCCCGTACCGGGACATCAGCCGGAAGATCACCGCCTTCCAGTACGAGCTGGTCAATGCCAGGCAAGGTTCATTGACAG gcccCTGCCAGCCCTGCAGCGATGAGGAGCTCCTCATGGCCGTCTGCACCAGCGATTTCG TGGTGCGGGGCAGTGttgtgggggtggaggaggctCCGGAGCAGGAGTCCGTGGCGGTGGCGGTGAGCTGGCTGTACAGGCAGAAGAGCCGTGTGTTCGCGTCGGCCGGCGGGAGGGCCAGGCGCTGGACCGGGCGGGTGAAGACCCCTCCTCAGTGCGCGGCGCGGCTCACGCAGGGGCGCGCCCGGGATGACCAGCTCCTCCTGACAGGAAGCGTACGTTTCGGGGAGGCGTGGCTGGGGTGCGCGTCGCGCTACACTGACTTCCTGAGGGTGTACAGGACAGCACAGGAGCGGGGCACCAACCCGTGCCACGTGGATACAGACTGA